In Proteus vulgaris, one DNA window encodes the following:
- a CDS encoding AMP-binding protein, which produces MALLEMTVKECLNNIVKQYASQTALIENQSKKALSWQQLQQEVENVARGFLAIGLKKGDRLGIWSANSKEWIICFLAAAQIGVPVVCINFHFKKRELLDLCRLTGIKALCFSDGFKSNNFIEVINCLAKKVTENKDVLPQLFISMGNKSAEKSVSLSQLKAISQKISDKEYQHAVSQVSVKDLLTIQMTSGSTAMPKGVMLSQYNVINNAMLSAQRLGVTHNDVICLAVPLFHCFGLSSCLFFALTTGCQLVLLDNYCAEDVLKVVQDYRCTVMHGVPTIFSRLMKHEQFSHYDLSSLDKGIIAGASFPPALIDDIETILGMKGITISYGQTEASPCCTQTLPNDALPIKRSSIGKPLPFVEMKIINPKTGKPMPVGILGEICTRGFHVMMGYDNAPDKTQEAIDEEGWLHTGDIGYVDEQGNYHYAYRMKEIVVRGGENISLCEIEEAIAEYPGVDATKAFGIPSVDLGEEVIASVCVQQGHTITESELQAFLQERLARYKIPKELHFFTQFPHTPCGKIDVQALKLQLGYGVSIKDEKTKVAG; this is translated from the coding sequence ATGGCCTTATTAGAAATGACAGTTAAAGAATGTCTAAACAATATTGTAAAGCAATATGCTTCACAAACAGCCTTGATTGAAAACCAAAGTAAAAAGGCACTTTCTTGGCAACAATTACAACAAGAAGTAGAAAATGTTGCGCGTGGTTTTTTAGCTATTGGTTTAAAAAAAGGCGATCGTTTAGGTATTTGGTCTGCTAATAGTAAAGAGTGGATAATTTGTTTTCTTGCCGCTGCTCAAATTGGTGTTCCTGTTGTTTGTATTAACTTTCATTTTAAAAAAAGAGAGTTATTAGATTTATGTAGATTAACTGGTATTAAAGCATTGTGTTTTTCTGATGGGTTTAAAAGTAATAACTTTATTGAGGTGATTAATTGTCTTGCTAAAAAAGTCACTGAAAATAAGGATGTATTACCTCAGTTATTTATTAGCATGGGAAATAAATCGGCAGAAAAAAGCGTTTCGTTATCTCAATTAAAAGCAATTAGCCAAAAAATATCAGATAAAGAATATCAACACGCTGTTTCACAAGTCAGTGTAAAAGATTTACTGACAATTCAAATGACATCAGGTAGCACCGCTATGCCTAAAGGTGTCATGTTAAGCCAATATAATGTGATTAATAATGCCATGCTGTCAGCACAGCGATTAGGCGTAACACATAACGATGTCATTTGCCTTGCTGTTCCTCTATTTCACTGCTTTGGGCTCTCTTCTTGTCTCTTTTTTGCGTTAACAACAGGATGCCAATTAGTTCTGCTTGATAACTATTGTGCAGAAGATGTTTTGAAAGTGGTTCAAGACTATCGTTGTACCGTTATGCATGGTGTGCCAACGATTTTTAGCCGTTTAATGAAACATGAGCAATTTTCTCACTACGATTTATCTAGCCTTGATAAAGGCATTATAGCTGGGGCAAGTTTTCCTCCTGCGTTAATCGATGATATTGAAACTATTCTCGGCATGAAAGGGATCACCATCTCTTATGGTCAAACCGAAGCTTCTCCTTGTTGCACTCAAACATTACCAAACGATGCTTTACCAATAAAACGCAGTTCTATCGGTAAGCCATTACCTTTTGTTGAAATGAAAATTATTAATCCGAAAACGGGTAAACCTATGCCTGTGGGTATTTTGGGTGAAATTTGTACCCGTGGTTTTCATGTGATGATGGGTTATGACAATGCTCCTGATAAAACCCAAGAAGCTATCGATGAAGAAGGTTGGTTACACACAGGCGATATCGGTTATGTCGATGAACAAGGAAATTACCACTACGCCTATCGCATGAAAGAGATTGTAGTCCGTGGTGGTGAAAATATCAGTCTTTGTGAAATAGAAGAGGCTATTGCGGAATATCCCGGTGTTGACGCAACAAAAGCCTTTGGTATTCCTTCGGTTGATTTAGGTGAAGAAGTGATTGCCTCTGTTTGTGTGCAACAAGGCCATACCATTACGGAAAGCGAATTACAGGCATTTCTACAAGAGCGACTAGCTCGCTACAAAATCCCCAAAGAACTCCATTTCTTTACGCAGTTTCCTCATACCCCTTGCGGAAAAATTGATGTGCAAGCCCTGAAATTGCAATTGGGTTATGGCGTTTCAATCAAGGATGAAAAAACCAAAGTAGCGGGTTAA
- a CDS encoding MFS transporter, producing MQPRNFDDIRFTSVHRRVMLWGSGGPFLDGYVLVIIGVALEQLTPLLQLDSQWIGLLGAATLAGLFIGTSLFGYICDKVGRRKMFLVDIVAIAIISIATMFVSTPVGLLVMRFLIGIVIGADYPIATSMITEFSNKKQRAFAVGFIAAMWYIGATCANLVGYFLYDVADGWRWMLGSAFIPCVIILIGRFDLPESPLWLIRKGRIQECNEMMIKLFGEPVVFEAENAKTTRFIELFNKRHFSFVLFVAVIWTCQVIPMFAIYTFGPQIVGLLGWDAGRSAALGNVVISLFFMFGCIPAMFWLNQTGRRPLLIGSFAMMTLALLVLGVFPDLPILFVILAFATYAFFSGGPGILQWLYPNELFPTDIRASAVGIIMSISRIGTVISTCALPAFIATYGINTTMLVGAAISLFGMIVSVLFAPETKGLTLNQTSTMPMRRGK from the coding sequence ATGCAACCCAGAAACTTTGATGATATTCGTTTTACCTCTGTACATCGTCGGGTGATGTTATGGGGGAGTGGTGGCCCTTTTCTTGACGGCTATGTGTTAGTAATTATCGGTGTGGCATTAGAGCAACTCACACCGTTATTACAGCTTGATTCACAATGGATAGGTCTGCTTGGTGCGGCAACATTAGCCGGGCTTTTTATTGGCACATCACTTTTTGGTTATATTTGTGACAAAGTGGGGCGTCGTAAAATGTTCCTTGTGGATATTGTGGCTATTGCCATTATTTCTATTGCCACGATGTTTGTTTCCACGCCAGTGGGTCTATTAGTGATGCGATTCCTTATTGGGATTGTGATTGGTGCTGATTACCCCATTGCGACATCGATGATCACGGAATTTTCCAATAAAAAACAACGTGCTTTTGCTGTCGGTTTTATTGCCGCAATGTGGTATATCGGGGCGACGTGTGCCAACTTAGTCGGTTATTTTTTATATGATGTGGCAGATGGCTGGCGATGGATGTTGGGTAGTGCTTTTATACCTTGTGTCATTATTCTAATTGGTCGTTTTGATTTGCCTGAATCTCCACTTTGGTTAATACGAAAAGGGCGTATTCAAGAGTGTAATGAAATGATGATCAAACTTTTTGGTGAACCTGTTGTTTTTGAAGCTGAAAATGCTAAAACAACCCGTTTTATCGAACTCTTTAATAAACGTCATTTTTCTTTTGTGCTTTTTGTTGCGGTTATTTGGACTTGCCAAGTTATCCCGATGTTTGCCATTTATACCTTTGGACCACAAATTGTCGGTTTATTAGGGTGGGACGCAGGAAGAAGTGCGGCATTAGGGAATGTGGTGATTAGCCTGTTCTTCATGTTTGGGTGTATTCCTGCCATGTTTTGGTTAAATCAAACAGGGCGACGTCCGTTATTGATTGGTAGTTTCGCCATGATGACACTGGCATTATTGGTGTTAGGGGTTTTCCCTGATTTACCTATCTTATTTGTTATCTTAGCATTTGCGACTTACGCTTTCTTTTCTGGTGGCCCCGGTATTTTACAGTGGCTCTATCCTAACGAATTATTTCCGACTGATATTCGAGCGTCAGCCGTGGGTATTATTATGTCAATAAGTCGTATTGGTACGGTTATTTCAACTTGTGCGCTTCCTGCCTTTATCGCTACTTACGGAATTAATACGACGATGCTAGTGGGTGCCGCAATTTCTTTATTCGGCATGATAGTTTCTGTGTTGTTTGCACCAGAAACCAAAGGATTAACGCTTAATCAGACTTCAACTATGCCGATGCGTCGAGGAAAATAG
- the fixX gene encoding ferredoxin-like protein FixX — MSSPVNVDVKLGINKFNVDEENPHIVVKEQPDMQVLETLVKACPAGLYKKQEDGTISFDYAGCLECGTCRILGLDSALEKWEYPRGTFGVEYRYG, encoded by the coding sequence ATGAGTTCTCCCGTAAATGTCGATGTCAAACTAGGCATCAATAAATTTAATGTCGATGAAGAAAATCCACATATCGTCGTTAAAGAGCAACCTGATATGCAGGTATTGGAAACTTTAGTCAAAGCCTGTCCTGCTGGTCTTTATAAAAAACAAGAAGATGGCACCATCAGTTTTGATTATGCAGGGTGCTTAGAGTGTGGAACGTGTCGAATTCTTGGTTTAGATAGTGCGCTTGAAAAATGGGAATACCCACGTGGAACTTTTGGCGTGGAATATCGTTACGGATGA
- the fixC gene encoding FAD-dependent oxidoreductase FixC, whose product MSDSEDIFDAIIVGAGLAGSVAALVLAREGAQVLLIERGNYAGGKNVTGGRMYAHTLERIIPEFAQEAPVERVITHEKLSFMTETGAMTMDYQNAQGNNPKTASWSVLRGEFDQWLMEQAENAGAQCITGIRVDKLVERDGKIVGVEADGDVLEAKAVILADGVNSILAEQLGMTKRVAAENVAVGVKEIIELPESVIKDRFNLKDNEGTAWLFAGSPTDGLMGGGFLYTNKTTLSLGLVCGLHHVKDAKKSVPQMLEDFKQHPVVAPLIEGGKMVEYGAHVVPEAGLRMQNELVRDGVLIAGDAAGMCMNLGFTIRGMDLAMASGEAAAKTVLSAMEKNDFSKQSLNEYLKHLEDGPLRDMKAYQRMPDLLDNPRMFTAYPEMVVGIAKDLFTVTGEAPVPMRKTMMRHTKKVGWMNLIKDGIKGVKAI is encoded by the coding sequence ATGTCCGATTCCGAAGATATTTTCGATGCCATTATTGTTGGCGCAGGATTAGCAGGATCTGTGGCTGCACTTGTTTTAGCAAGGGAAGGCGCACAAGTATTGCTAATAGAAAGAGGTAACTACGCTGGCGGGAAAAATGTAACTGGTGGTCGTATGTATGCACATACTCTTGAACGCATCATTCCTGAGTTTGCGCAAGAAGCACCCGTTGAACGCGTTATTACTCACGAAAAATTGTCGTTTATGACTGAAACCGGCGCAATGACAATGGATTACCAAAATGCACAAGGAAATAACCCAAAAACCGCCTCTTGGTCTGTATTACGTGGTGAGTTTGATCAATGGCTAATGGAACAAGCCGAAAATGCGGGTGCGCAATGCATCACAGGCATTCGTGTTGATAAGTTAGTCGAGCGTGATGGCAAAATTGTTGGCGTTGAAGCCGATGGGGATGTGTTAGAAGCCAAAGCCGTTATTTTAGCTGATGGCGTGAATTCTATCTTGGCTGAACAGTTAGGGATGACAAAACGTGTTGCGGCTGAAAATGTCGCGGTAGGCGTAAAAGAGATCATCGAATTACCTGAAAGTGTGATTAAAGATCGCTTTAACCTAAAAGATAACGAAGGCACAGCTTGGTTATTTGCGGGATCACCTACCGATGGATTAATGGGGGGTGGTTTTTTATATACCAATAAGACTACGCTCTCTTTAGGTCTTGTTTGTGGGCTTCACCATGTTAAAGATGCGAAGAAATCAGTACCACAAATGCTGGAAGATTTTAAACAGCATCCCGTTGTTGCGCCGCTAATTGAGGGCGGGAAAATGGTGGAATACGGTGCGCATGTCGTTCCAGAAGCGGGCTTAAGAATGCAAAACGAATTAGTACGCGATGGTGTATTAATTGCAGGTGATGCCGCAGGGATGTGTATGAACCTTGGTTTTACTATCCGTGGCATGGATTTAGCGATGGCATCTGGTGAAGCGGCTGCAAAAACGGTGCTTTCTGCTATGGAGAAAAATGATTTTAGTAAACAATCACTTAATGAATATCTAAAACATTTAGAAGATGGCCCGTTACGCGATATGAAAGCGTATCAGCGTATGCCTGATCTACTTGATAATCCTCGTATGTTTACTGCTTATCCTGAAATGGTCGTTGGTATCGCGAAAGATCTCTTTACTGTTACGGGTGAAGCACCTGTACCAATGCGTAAAACCATGATGCGTCATACCAAAAAAGTCGGTTGGATGAATCTGATCAAAGATGGGATCAAAGGAGTAAAAGCAATATGA
- a CDS encoding FAD-binding protein — MSQFSTVWVFSDALSRLPELMGGAFSLGQSINVFTLNDEQSAAAFKLGATAVFQLEGKPDDRIIEDYAQSMVETIKQKGDAGLVLLPNTRRGKLLAARLGHRLEAVVSNDAQSLKADGDALVTKHMVYGGLAFGDETLKTAYCVVTASVGAFDVAPETGATGNAQKVEWIAPAQTIIRNAVQPREINAVDLDKARFVVSVGRGIGSKENIVIAEELAKAIGAEIACSRPVAENEKWMEHERYVGISNLMLKPELYLAAGISGQIQHMVGANGAQIIVAINKDKNAPIFQFADYGIVGDLMKILPALTRQLSN, encoded by the coding sequence ATGAGTCAGTTTTCAACTGTTTGGGTATTTAGTGATGCACTTTCCCGTTTACCAGAATTAATGGGTGGCGCTTTTTCATTAGGTCAATCTATTAATGTATTCACATTGAATGACGAACAAAGTGCAGCTGCCTTTAAATTAGGAGCAACAGCGGTTTTCCAATTAGAAGGCAAACCAGACGATCGCATTATTGAAGACTATGCACAAAGCATGGTTGAAACTATCAAACAAAAAGGTGATGCAGGTTTAGTGCTATTACCTAATACACGTCGTGGCAAATTACTCGCAGCGCGCTTAGGTCATCGTTTAGAAGCGGTTGTTTCTAATGACGCACAATCTTTAAAAGCAGACGGTGATGCATTAGTAACAAAACACATGGTTTACGGTGGTCTTGCTTTTGGTGATGAAACCCTGAAAACCGCTTATTGCGTAGTGACTGCAAGTGTAGGTGCTTTTGATGTTGCACCAGAAACAGGTGCTACGGGTAATGCACAAAAAGTGGAATGGATTGCCCCAGCTCAAACCATTATTCGCAATGCAGTTCAGCCTCGCGAAATTAATGCGGTTGATTTAGATAAAGCGCGCTTTGTTGTCAGTGTAGGTCGCGGTATTGGTAGCAAAGAAAATATCGTTATTGCAGAAGAATTAGCCAAAGCCATTGGTGCTGAAATCGCGTGTTCTCGTCCTGTTGCTGAAAACGAAAAATGGATGGAGCACGAGCGCTATGTCGGTATTTCTAACCTGATGCTAAAACCAGAACTTTATTTGGCAGCCGGTATTTCAGGGCAAATTCAACATATGGTTGGCGCTAATGGTGCACAAATTATTGTTGCTATTAATAAAGACAAAAATGCACCTATCTTCCAATTTGCTGACTACGGCATTGTCGGTGATTTAATGAAGATTTTACCGGCATTAACTCGCCAATTATCTAACTGA
- the fixA gene encoding putative electron transfer flavoprotein FixA, whose translation MNIITCYKSVPDEQDITVNSADSSLDFSRANTKISQYDLNAIEAANQLKTQLDGIQITAMSVGGKALTNAKARKDVLSRGADDLVVVVDDQFEASLPYQTAIALAAAVTKKGYDLILCGDGSADLSSQQVSLLVGEILNIPAINGINNIVSLSNDSITVERELENEIETLTIPLPAVIAVSTDINTPQIPSMKAILGAAKKPVQQWSVADLGLDVITARSEQKIAAPKQKVRQRIIIEGDGDDQIAELAEHLRKILK comes from the coding sequence ATGAATATTATTACATGTTACAAGAGTGTTCCCGACGAGCAGGATATTACGGTAAATAGCGCAGACAGTTCGCTGGATTTTTCTCGTGCTAATACCAAAATTAGCCAATATGATTTAAATGCGATTGAAGCCGCTAATCAGCTTAAGACGCAACTTGATGGCATTCAAATCACGGCAATGAGTGTTGGTGGTAAAGCACTGACAAATGCGAAAGCACGTAAAGATGTTCTTTCTCGCGGTGCTGACGATTTAGTTGTTGTAGTTGATGACCAATTTGAAGCCTCTTTACCCTACCAAACGGCGATTGCACTGGCGGCAGCAGTCACTAAAAAAGGTTATGACTTAATTCTTTGTGGCGATGGCTCTGCCGATCTCAGCTCACAACAAGTTAGTTTGCTGGTGGGAGAAATTTTAAATATCCCAGCAATAAATGGCATTAATAACATTGTTTCTCTCTCTAATGATTCAATTACGGTTGAACGTGAATTAGAAAATGAAATTGAAACACTGACCATTCCATTACCCGCTGTAATTGCGGTGTCTACTGACATTAACACACCTCAGATCCCTTCGATGAAAGCCATTCTTGGCGCAGCCAAAAAACCAGTTCAACAATGGAGTGTTGCCGATTTGGGTCTGGATGTTATTACTGCGCGTTCAGAGCAAAAAATCGCGGCACCAAAACAAAAAGTCCGTCAACGCATCATCATTGAAGGTGATGGTGACGATCAGATTGCTGAGTTGGCAGAACATTTACGCAAAATTCTTAAGTAA
- the caiT gene encoding L-carnitine/gamma-butyrobetaine antiporter, producing MSKDNKKAGIEPKVFFPPLIIVGILCWLTVRDLDASNEVINAVFSYVTNVWGWAFEWYMVIMFGGWFWLVFGRYANKRLGEDKPEFSTASWIFMMFASCTSAAVLFWGSIEIYYYISSPPFGMEGYSTQAKEIGLAYSLFHWGPLPWATYSFLSVAFAYFFFVRKMEVIRPSSTLTPLIGEKHVNGIVGTIIDNFYLVALILAMGTSLGLATPLVTECIQYLFGIPHTLQLDAIIISCWILLNAICVAFGLQKGVKIASDIRTYLSFLMLGWVFIVGGASFIVNYFTDSVGTLMMYMPRMLFYTDPIGKGGFPQGWTVFYWAWWVIYAIQMSIFLARISKGRTVRELCLGMVSGLTAGTWLIWTILGGNTLQLIDQNILNIPQLIEQYGVPRAIIETWAALPLSTATMWGFFILCFIATVTLINACSYTLAMSTCRSMKEGSEPPLLVRIGWSVLVGVIGIILLALGGLKPIQTAIIAGGCPLFFVNIMVTLSFIKDAKVHWKD from the coding sequence ATGAGCAAAGATAATAAAAAGGCAGGAATAGAACCGAAGGTTTTTTTTCCGCCATTGATCATTGTTGGTATTTTATGTTGGTTAACAGTACGCGATCTTGATGCTTCAAATGAAGTGATTAATGCCGTATTCAGCTATGTTACCAATGTCTGGGGTTGGGCCTTTGAATGGTACATGGTTATCATGTTCGGAGGTTGGTTTTGGTTAGTCTTCGGTCGTTATGCCAATAAACGTCTTGGGGAAGATAAACCTGAATTTAGTACCGCAAGCTGGATCTTTATGATGTTTGCGTCTTGTACATCAGCCGCCGTCCTTTTCTGGGGTTCGATTGAAATATACTACTACATTTCAAGCCCACCTTTTGGAATGGAAGGTTATTCAACGCAAGCTAAAGAAATTGGCCTTGCTTACAGCTTGTTCCACTGGGGTCCTCTACCTTGGGCAACTTATAGTTTCCTTTCTGTTGCATTCGCTTATTTCTTCTTTGTTCGCAAAATGGAAGTTATTCGCCCAAGTAGCACCTTAACGCCATTAATCGGTGAAAAACACGTTAATGGGATTGTTGGAACTATTATTGATAACTTCTATCTCGTTGCTTTAATTCTAGCAATGGGAACTAGTCTTGGTTTAGCAACACCATTAGTCACTGAATGTATTCAATACTTATTCGGTATTCCTCATACCCTGCAATTAGACGCCATTATTATCTCTTGCTGGATCTTATTAAACGCAATTTGTGTGGCATTTGGTCTGCAAAAAGGGGTGAAGATCGCCAGCGATATTCGTACTTACCTGAGTTTTTTAATGTTGGGCTGGGTGTTTATCGTTGGTGGTGCGAGCTTTATCGTCAACTACTTTACCGATTCGGTCGGTACATTGATGATGTATATGCCTCGCATGCTGTTTTATACCGACCCAATCGGTAAAGGGGGATTTCCTCAAGGCTGGACAGTCTTCTATTGGGCATGGTGGGTTATTTACGCCATCCAAATGAGTATCTTCTTAGCACGTATCTCTAAAGGCCGTACTGTTCGTGAACTGTGTTTAGGAATGGTTTCAGGCTTAACCGCAGGGACTTGGTTAATTTGGACAATTCTTGGTGGTAACACCTTACAACTGATTGACCAAAATATTCTCAACATTCCACAACTGATTGAACAATATGGTGTTCCACGCGCCATTATCGAAACATGGGCGGCATTACCGCTTAGTACAGCGACAATGTGGGGCTTCTTTATCCTCTGCTTTATTGCCACTGTCACCTTAATTAACGCCTGTTCTTACACACTAGCAATGTCCACTTGTCGCTCTATGAAAGAAGGCTCTGAGCCCCCTTTATTAGTGCGTATCGGCTGGTCTGTGCTGGTCGGTGTTATCGGCATCATTCTGCTCGCACTTGGGGGTTTAAAACCAATTCAAACCGCCATTATCGCCGGAGGATGCCCACTATTTTTCGTCAATATCATGGTCACCTTGTCCTTTATTAAAGATGCCAAAGTACATTGGAAAGACTGA
- the caiA gene encoding crotonobetainyl-CoA dehydrogenase: protein MDFRLNDEQELFVDGVRELMASENWEAYFAQCDRESKYPERFVKALADMEIDNLLIPEEHGGLNAGFVTVAAIWMELGRLGAPTYVLYQLPGGFNTVLREGTQEQIDKIMAFRGTGKQMWNSAITEPGAGSDVGSLQTTYTRKDGKVYLNGSKCFITSSAYTPYVVVMSRDSASPDKPIFTEWFVDMSKPGIKVNKLEKLGLRMDSCCEITFDNVELEEKDMFGREGNGFNRVKEEFDHERFLVALTNYGTAMCAFEDAARYANQRVQFGEAIGRFQLIQEKFAHMAIKLNSMRNMLYETAWKSDNNLITSGDAAMCKYFCANAAFEVVDSAMQVLGGVGIAGEHRISRFWRDLRVDRVSGGSDEMQILTLGRSVLKQYR from the coding sequence ATGGATTTTAGATTGAATGATGAGCAGGAACTGTTTGTTGACGGTGTCCGCGAATTAATGGCCAGTGAAAACTGGGAAGCTTATTTCGCACAGTGTGATCGCGAAAGTAAATACCCAGAGCGTTTTGTCAAAGCTTTAGCGGATATGGAAATCGACAATCTGCTTATTCCTGAAGAGCATGGTGGATTAAATGCAGGTTTTGTTACTGTTGCCGCAATTTGGATGGAATTAGGTCGTTTAGGTGCACCAACTTATGTGCTTTATCAATTACCTGGTGGCTTTAACACCGTCTTGCGTGAAGGAACTCAAGAGCAAATTGATAAAATTATGGCGTTCCGTGGTACAGGTAAACAGATGTGGAACTCTGCTATCACCGAACCCGGTGCAGGCTCTGACGTCGGTAGCTTACAGACCACTTATACCCGTAAAGATGGCAAAGTTTACCTTAACGGTAGCAAATGCTTCATCACCAGTAGTGCTTATACCCCTTATGTTGTTGTCATGAGCCGTGACTCTGCATCCCCAGATAAACCTATCTTTACTGAATGGTTTGTGGATATGAGTAAACCGGGCATTAAAGTCAACAAGTTAGAAAAATTGGGTTTACGCATGGATAGTTGCTGTGAAATCACTTTCGATAACGTTGAACTTGAAGAAAAAGACATGTTTGGTCGTGAAGGTAACGGCTTTAACCGTGTAAAAGAAGAGTTCGATCACGAACGTTTCTTAGTGGCTCTCACTAACTACGGTACAGCAATGTGCGCTTTTGAAGATGCCGCTCGTTATGCCAACCAACGTGTGCAATTTGGCGAAGCTATCGGCCGTTTCCAACTTATTCAAGAAAAATTCGCTCATATGGCGATCAAACTCAATTCAATGCGCAACATGTTATATGAAACTGCATGGAAAAGTGACAACAACTTAATCACTTCAGGTGATGCAGCCATGTGTAAATACTTCTGTGCGAATGCGGCATTTGAAGTGGTTGATAGTGCAATGCAAGTGCTTGGTGGTGTGGGTATTGCTGGCGAGCACCGTATTTCTCGTTTCTGGCGTGACCTTCGTGTTGATCGTGTCTCTGGTGGCTCTGACGAAATGCAGATCCTGACATTAGGACGCTCAGTGCTTAAACAGTACCGCTAA
- the caiB gene encoding L-carnitine CoA-transferase codes for MTEHLPMPQFGPLSGVRVVFSGIEIAGPFAGQMFAEWGAEVIWIENVAWADTIRVQPHYPQLSRRNLHALSLNIFKDEGRDAFLKLMETTDIFIEASKGPAFARRGITDEVLWEHNPKLVIAHLSGFGQYGDPQYTNLPAYNTIAQAFSGYLIQNGDKDQPMPAFPYTADYFSGMTATTSALAALYKVQQTGKGESIDIAMYEVMLRMGQYFMMDYFNGGEICPRMTKGKDPYYAGCGLYRCQDGYIVMEVVGITQIEEIFKDIGLAHLLGTPEVPEGTQLIHRINCPHGQLFEDKLDEWLAKQPITDVLKRLSELNIASAKVLTIPELEDNPQYIARESITEWQTMNGDTCKGPNVMPKFKNNPGKIWRGMPSHGMDTDAILKNIGYSDEQIRGLVDKGLAKIEK; via the coding sequence ATGACAGAACATTTACCAATGCCACAATTCGGCCCACTTTCAGGGGTTCGTGTTGTGTTTTCAGGAATTGAAATTGCAGGGCCATTTGCAGGACAAATGTTTGCAGAATGGGGTGCTGAAGTGATTTGGATTGAAAACGTTGCATGGGCTGACACCATTCGCGTTCAACCTCACTATCCTCAGCTTTCTCGCCGTAATCTTCATGCACTATCGCTAAATATCTTTAAAGACGAAGGTCGTGATGCGTTCTTAAAATTAATGGAAACAACCGATATCTTTATCGAAGCCAGTAAAGGCCCAGCCTTTGCACGTCGTGGCATTACTGATGAAGTATTGTGGGAGCATAATCCTAAATTGGTTATTGCGCATTTGTCGGGTTTTGGCCAATACGGTGATCCGCAATATACCAATCTACCCGCTTATAACACCATCGCTCAGGCCTTTAGTGGTTACCTTATTCAAAATGGTGACAAAGATCAGCCAATGCCAGCCTTCCCTTATACCGCAGATTATTTCTCAGGAATGACAGCAACCACGTCCGCGTTAGCGGCACTGTATAAAGTTCAACAAACGGGTAAAGGTGAAAGTATTGATATTGCAATGTATGAAGTGATGTTGCGTATGGGGCAATACTTCATGATGGATTATTTCAATGGTGGCGAAATATGCCCTCGAATGACCAAAGGGAAAGATCCGTACTACGCAGGTTGTGGGCTTTACCGTTGCCAAGATGGTTATATCGTGATGGAAGTTGTCGGTATCACTCAAATTGAAGAAATTTTCAAAGATATCGGCCTTGCTCATCTGCTTGGTACACCTGAAGTACCAGAAGGTACGCAACTTATTCACCGTATTAATTGCCCTCATGGTCAATTATTTGAAGACAAATTAGATGAATGGCTAGCAAAACAACCGATCACTGATGTCCTTAAACGACTTTCAGAGCTCAATATTGCCAGTGCCAAAGTACTGACTATCCCTGAGCTTGAAGACAATCCGCAATATATCGCGCGTGAATCGATCACCGAATGGCAAACCATGAATGGTGACACCTGCAAAGGGCCAAATGTGATGCCGAAATTTAAAAATAATCCTGGAAAAATCTGGCGTGGAATGCCATCTCACGGCATGGACACTGATGCGATTTTGAAAAATATCGGTTATAGCGACGAACAAATCAGGGGGCTAGTCGATAAGGGACTGGCTAAAATCGAAAAATAA